One genomic segment of Mycolicibacterium chubuense NBB4 includes these proteins:
- the treY gene encoding malto-oligosyltrehalose synthase has product MRVLSTYRLQMRGAASGEAFTFADAEKLVDYFADLGVSHLYLSPILTAAEGSTHGYDVTDPTTVSAELGGPEGFERLVTAARSRNVGVIVDIVPNHVGVDVPRQNRWWWDLLTYGRDSKYSSYFDIDWTLDPDGRIVLPVLGSDDDVADLVVDGDTLRLGDLAYPIAPGTADDGAGGAAVHDRQHYKLIGWRNGVCGYRRFFSITSLAGLRQEDKAVFDATHAEVKRWFTEDLVDGIRIDHPDGLSDPTGYLAWLRELAGPSAWIVIEKILAVDEALDTSLPVAGTTGYDALREAGGLFVDPTGQEALTALVDSAGADYAAMPAEARRLKVQAVTDTLGSELARLRRTIVAATGRDHELLGDAVAALLSHIGVYRSDYPSLSAVLPVAIAETASESAELADALTLIATALTRSAEVEVRLQQLCGAATAKSMEDCLFYRDARLVSLNEVGGEPEHFGVGAAEFHRRATARAALWPEAMTTLSTHDTKRGEDVRARIGVLSQVPSLWTELVQGWERTATSPDPLTGLFLWQNIFGVWPADGNVGTELRERLHAYAEKAIREAALHTTWNDPDSDFESAVHAWLDAIIDGPVGVELTATVARLDEHARADALGQKLIALTGPGVPDVYQGTELWEDSLVDPDNRRAVDYEERRRQLSTMTHPKLRVVRAALQLRRARPDSFLAGGYRAVLADGDAAEHLVAFQRGDDVLAVVSRWTVRLADSGWGDTTLALPDGSWTDRLTGATFQGPVRAETLLADLPVALLERTDA; this is encoded by the coding sequence ATGCGCGTGCTCTCGACCTACCGCCTGCAGATGCGCGGAGCGGCCAGCGGTGAGGCGTTCACCTTCGCCGACGCCGAGAAGCTGGTCGACTACTTCGCCGACCTCGGGGTGTCGCACCTGTACCTGTCCCCCATCCTCACCGCGGCCGAAGGGTCGACCCACGGCTACGACGTCACCGACCCGACGACGGTGTCCGCCGAACTCGGCGGGCCCGAGGGCTTCGAACGGCTCGTGACCGCGGCGCGAAGTCGGAACGTCGGCGTGATCGTCGATATCGTGCCCAACCACGTCGGCGTCGACGTGCCCCGCCAGAACCGTTGGTGGTGGGACCTTCTGACCTACGGGCGGGATTCGAAGTACTCCTCGTACTTCGATATCGACTGGACGCTGGACCCCGACGGCAGGATCGTGCTGCCCGTCCTGGGTTCCGACGACGACGTCGCGGATCTGGTGGTCGACGGTGACACGCTGCGGCTGGGCGACCTGGCGTATCCGATCGCGCCGGGCACCGCCGACGACGGCGCCGGCGGCGCGGCCGTGCACGACCGGCAGCACTACAAGCTGATCGGCTGGCGCAACGGCGTGTGCGGCTACCGGCGCTTCTTCTCGATCACCTCGCTGGCCGGCCTGCGTCAGGAGGACAAGGCCGTGTTCGACGCCACCCACGCCGAGGTCAAACGCTGGTTCACCGAGGACCTGGTGGACGGGATTCGCATCGACCATCCGGACGGATTGTCCGACCCCACAGGCTATCTGGCGTGGCTGCGGGAGCTCGCCGGGCCGAGCGCGTGGATCGTCATCGAGAAGATCCTCGCCGTCGACGAAGCGCTGGACACCAGCCTTCCGGTCGCGGGCACCACCGGTTACGACGCGCTTCGCGAAGCCGGCGGGCTGTTCGTCGACCCGACCGGGCAAGAGGCGCTGACCGCCCTGGTCGACTCGGCGGGTGCCGACTACGCGGCCATGCCGGCCGAGGCGCGCCGGCTGAAGGTGCAGGCCGTCACCGACACGCTGGGCAGTGAACTGGCGCGGCTGCGCCGAACGATCGTCGCGGCCACGGGTCGCGACCACGAACTGCTCGGCGACGCCGTGGCCGCGCTGCTGAGTCACATCGGCGTCTACCGGTCCGACTACCCGTCGCTGTCCGCAGTATTGCCCGTGGCCATCGCCGAGACCGCTTCGGAGAGCGCCGAACTGGCCGACGCGCTGACGCTGATCGCGACCGCACTCACCCGCAGCGCCGAAGTCGAGGTGCGCCTGCAGCAGTTGTGCGGGGCCGCCACCGCCAAGTCGATGGAGGACTGCCTGTTCTACCGTGACGCCCGGCTGGTGTCGCTGAACGAGGTGGGAGGCGAGCCGGAGCATTTCGGCGTCGGGGCCGCGGAGTTCCACCGGCGCGCCACCGCGCGTGCGGCGCTGTGGCCGGAAGCGATGACCACGCTGAGCACCCACGACACCAAGCGCGGCGAGGACGTGCGGGCGCGCATCGGAGTGCTCTCGCAGGTGCCGTCCTTGTGGACCGAGCTGGTCCAGGGCTGGGAGCGGACCGCGACGTCACCGGATCCGCTCACCGGATTGTTCTTGTGGCAGAACATTTTCGGGGTCTGGCCGGCCGACGGGAACGTCGGCACCGAATTGCGCGAGCGGTTGCACGCCTACGCCGAGAAGGCGATCCGCGAAGCGGCGCTCCACACCACCTGGAACGATCCCGACAGCGATTTCGAGTCCGCCGTGCACGCGTGGCTCGACGCGATCATCGACGGGCCCGTCGGGGTCGAGCTGACCGCCACCGTCGCGCGGCTGGACGAACACGCCCGCGCAGACGCGCTGGGCCAGAAGCTCATCGCGCTGACCGGCCCCGGCGTCCCCGACGTCTACCAGGGCACCGAACTCTGGGAGGACAGCCTCGTCGACCCCGACAACCGACGCGCCGTCGACTACGAGGAGCGGCGTCGGCAGCTGAGCACCATGACGCACCCCAAGCTGCGGGTGGTGCGGGCGGCGCTGCAGCTGCGACGCGCACGCCCGGACTCGTTCCTGGCGGGCGGCTATCGTGCGGTGCTGGCCGACGGTGACGCGGCGGAGCACCTCGTGGCGTTCCAGCGCGGCGACGACGTGCTGGCGGTGGTGAGTCGATGGACCGTCCGGCTGGCCGACTCCGGTTGGGGCGACACCACTCTTGCGCTGCCCGACGGAAGCTGGACCGACCGGCTCACCGGCGCCACCTTCCAGGGTCCGGTGCGTGCCGAGACCCTGTTGGCCGACCTTCCCGTCGCACTGCTGGAGCGCACCGATGCCTGA
- the glgX gene encoding glycogen debranching protein GlgX produces the protein MSTPTVWPGAPYPLGATYDGAGTNFSLFSEVADRVQLCLIGKDGRETRIDLDEVDGFVWHCYLPTITPGQRYGFRVHGAWDPSSGHRCDPSKLLLDPYGKAFHGDFRFGQALYSYDLQADDLASGGVPPRIDSLGHTMTSVVINPFFQWGSDRAPRTPYHETVIYEAHVKGMTQTHPGIPEELRGTYAGLCHPAIIDHLQSLNVTAIELMPVHQFMHDHRLLDLGLRNYWGYNTFGFFAPHQQYAASRTAGGAVAEFKTMVRSFHEAGIEVILDVVYNHTAEGNHLGPTINFRGIDNAAYYRLLDGDRRYYKDFTGTGNSLNARHPHTLQLIMDSLRYWVLDMHVDGFRFDLAATLAREFYDVDRLSAFFDLVQQDPVVSQVKLIAEPWDIGEGGYQVGNFPGLWTEWNGKYRDTVRDYWRGEPATLGEFASRLTGSSDLYEATGRRPSASINFVTCHDGFTLADLVSYNEKHNEANGEHNRDGESHNRSWNCGVEGPTDDPEILALRRKQMRNIMATLMLSQGTPMIAHGDEIGRTQHGNNNVYCQDSELSWMDWSLCETNGDLLEFTRKVVAFRRSHPVFRRRRFFEGKPIRTGDQIRDIAWLTPAGKEMDYEDWESGLGQCVAVFLNGNAIPTPDERGERVVDDSFLLCFNAHDATEDFVVPHGDYAAQWEAALDTADPTGTTGLTVYAGEKVTLSPRSLLVLRKTA, from the coding sequence ATGTCCACACCCACCGTGTGGCCGGGCGCCCCCTACCCGCTGGGCGCCACCTACGACGGGGCAGGCACCAACTTCTCACTCTTCTCCGAAGTCGCCGACCGGGTGCAGCTCTGCCTGATCGGCAAGGACGGACGGGAGACCCGCATCGATCTCGACGAGGTCGACGGCTTCGTGTGGCACTGCTATCTGCCCACCATCACCCCCGGGCAGCGCTACGGGTTCCGCGTCCACGGCGCCTGGGACCCGTCGTCGGGCCACCGCTGCGATCCGAGCAAGCTGCTGCTGGACCCGTACGGCAAGGCCTTTCACGGCGACTTCCGGTTCGGCCAGGCGCTGTACTCCTACGACCTGCAGGCCGACGACCTCGCCAGCGGCGGTGTGCCGCCCCGCATCGACTCGCTGGGCCACACGATGACCAGCGTGGTGATCAACCCGTTCTTCCAGTGGGGTTCGGATCGCGCACCCCGCACGCCCTACCACGAAACCGTCATCTACGAGGCCCATGTCAAAGGGATGACGCAGACGCATCCGGGGATCCCCGAGGAGTTGCGCGGCACGTATGCGGGCCTGTGCCACCCGGCGATCATCGACCACCTGCAGTCGCTCAACGTCACCGCGATCGAGCTCATGCCGGTGCACCAGTTCATGCACGACCACCGGCTGCTCGACCTCGGCTTGCGAAACTATTGGGGCTACAACACATTCGGCTTCTTCGCCCCGCACCAGCAGTACGCGGCCAGCCGCACCGCCGGCGGCGCGGTCGCGGAGTTCAAGACCATGGTCCGGTCCTTTCACGAGGCGGGTATCGAGGTGATCCTCGACGTGGTCTACAACCACACCGCCGAGGGCAACCACCTCGGCCCCACCATCAACTTCCGGGGCATCGACAACGCGGCCTACTACCGGCTGCTCGACGGCGACCGCAGGTACTACAAGGACTTCACCGGCACCGGCAACAGCCTCAACGCCCGCCATCCGCACACGCTGCAGCTCATCATGGACTCTCTGCGCTACTGGGTGCTCGACATGCACGTCGACGGATTCCGGTTCGATCTGGCGGCCACGCTGGCGCGTGAGTTCTACGACGTGGACCGGCTCTCGGCGTTCTTCGACCTGGTTCAGCAGGACCCGGTGGTCAGTCAGGTCAAGCTCATCGCCGAGCCGTGGGACATCGGCGAGGGCGGCTATCAGGTCGGCAATTTCCCAGGTTTGTGGACGGAATGGAATGGGAAGTATCGCGACACTGTGCGCGATTACTGGCGGGGCGAGCCCGCAACCCTGGGTGAGTTCGCCTCCCGGTTGACCGGGTCGTCGGATCTCTACGAGGCCACCGGCCGCCGGCCGAGCGCCAGCATCAACTTCGTCACCTGCCACGACGGTTTCACGCTGGCCGACCTCGTGTCGTACAACGAGAAGCACAACGAGGCCAACGGCGAGCACAACCGCGACGGCGAGAGCCACAACCGGTCGTGGAACTGCGGCGTCGAGGGACCCACCGACGACCCCGAGATCCTCGCACTGCGTCGCAAGCAGATGCGCAACATCATGGCGACGCTGATGCTGTCGCAGGGCACACCGATGATCGCCCACGGCGACGAGATCGGCCGCACTCAGCACGGCAACAACAACGTCTACTGCCAGGACTCCGAACTGTCCTGGATGGACTGGTCGTTGTGCGAGACGAACGGCGACCTGCTCGAATTCACCCGCAAGGTGGTCGCTTTCCGCAGGAGCCACCCGGTGTTCCGCCGGCGCCGGTTCTTCGAGGGCAAGCCGATCCGCACCGGCGACCAGATCCGCGACATCGCCTGGCTGACTCCCGCTGGCAAGGAGATGGACTACGAGGACTGGGAATCGGGCCTGGGCCAGTGCGTGGCGGTGTTCCTCAACGGGAACGCCATCCCGACCCCTGACGAGCGCGGTGAGCGTGTGGTCGACGACTCGTTCCTGCTCTGCTTCAACGCGCACGATGCGACCGAGGATTTCGTTGTCCCGCACGGGGATTACGCCGCACAGTGGGAGGCCGCCCTGGACACCGCAGACCCGACGGGCACGACCGGACTGACGGTCTATGCCGGCGAGAAGGTCACGCTCTCGCCCCGGTCCCTCCTCGTCCTGCGCAAGACGGCCTGA
- a CDS encoding acyltransferase family protein, translating to MMTLAPARPASASATGLVAPAATPPSRPSNGMGTRDSGFYRHDLDGLRGVAIALVAVFHVWFGRVSGGVDVFLVLSGFFFGGRLLRAALTPGVALRPVPEITRLIRRLLPALVVVLAASAVLTILIQPQTRWEAFADQSLASLGYFQNWELANTAADYLRAGESVSPLQHIWSMSVQGQFYIAFLALIIGSALLFRRMLGRRARTGFVVLLSVLTIASFVYAIIEHDADQATAYYSSFARAWELLLGALVGAIVPSLRCPMWLRTTAAVVALAAILSCGALIDGVREFPGPWALVPVGAALLLVLSAANRHADPHTRGRIPAPNRLLATRPFVALGAMAYSLYLWHWPLLIFYLAQTGSSRVNFAEGAAVLAVSGVLAWLTTRYVEDPLRTRGSAAATVPVVRWPLRSRWRRPTIVLGSTVALVGVALTATSFTWREHVTALRANGDELATLSPHEYPGARALINHMRFPKLPMRPTVLEAKNDIPESTKDGCISDFDNIDVINCTYGDKAATRTIALAGGSHAEHWITALDLLGQRHHFKIVTYLKMGCPLTTEEVPLVMGDNRPYPKCHEWNQRVMSKIIADRPDYVFTTSTRPWNIKPGDVMPSGYLGVWQQFSDNHIPVLAMRDTPWMVRDDGEPFFPSDCLADGGDAKSCGIERSKVLSDHNPTLDYVAQFPLLKPLDMSDAVCRKDYCRAAEGNVLIYHDAHHISATYMRSMAGELGRQIRAVTRWWPA from the coding sequence ATGATGACCCTCGCCCCCGCCCGGCCGGCGTCTGCATCCGCGACGGGCCTGGTTGCGCCTGCCGCGACGCCGCCGTCACGCCCTTCCAACGGCATGGGAACGCGCGACTCCGGGTTCTACCGTCATGACCTCGACGGGCTGCGCGGGGTCGCGATCGCGCTGGTGGCCGTGTTCCACGTCTGGTTCGGGCGGGTCTCGGGCGGTGTGGACGTCTTCCTCGTGTTGTCGGGATTCTTCTTCGGCGGACGGCTGCTGCGCGCGGCGTTGACCCCGGGCGTGGCTCTGCGGCCGGTGCCGGAGATCACCCGGCTGATCCGGCGGCTGCTGCCCGCGCTGGTCGTGGTGCTGGCCGCCTCGGCGGTGCTCACCATCCTGATCCAGCCGCAGACCCGCTGGGAAGCCTTCGCCGACCAGAGCCTGGCCAGCCTGGGCTACTTCCAGAACTGGGAGCTCGCCAACACTGCCGCCGATTACCTACGGGCCGGTGAGTCGGTCAGTCCGCTCCAGCACATCTGGTCGATGTCGGTGCAGGGCCAGTTCTACATCGCCTTCCTCGCGCTGATCATCGGCTCGGCGCTGCTGTTCCGCCGGATGCTCGGCAGGCGGGCGCGGACCGGTTTCGTCGTGCTGCTGAGCGTCTTGACCATCGCGTCGTTCGTGTACGCGATCATCGAGCACGACGCCGACCAGGCCACGGCGTACTACAGCAGTTTCGCCCGGGCGTGGGAACTGCTGCTCGGCGCTCTGGTGGGCGCGATCGTCCCCTCTCTGCGCTGCCCGATGTGGCTGCGCACGACAGCCGCTGTGGTCGCGCTCGCGGCGATCCTGTCGTGTGGCGCCCTGATCGACGGCGTCCGTGAGTTCCCCGGTCCGTGGGCGCTGGTCCCGGTGGGCGCCGCGCTGCTGCTGGTCCTGTCGGCAGCCAACAGGCACGCCGACCCCCACACCCGCGGCCGCATCCCCGCGCCGAATCGCCTGTTGGCGACGAGGCCGTTCGTCGCCCTCGGCGCGATGGCCTACTCCCTGTACCTGTGGCACTGGCCGCTGCTCATCTTCTATCTGGCCCAGACCGGAAGCTCGCGGGTCAACTTCGCCGAGGGCGCCGCCGTACTGGCCGTCTCGGGTGTGCTGGCGTGGCTGACCACCCGCTACGTCGAGGACCCCTTGCGCACGCGCGGCTCCGCCGCGGCCACCGTGCCGGTCGTCAGGTGGCCGCTGCGGTCCCGGTGGCGCCGGCCCACGATCGTGCTCGGTTCCACCGTCGCGCTCGTCGGCGTCGCGCTCACCGCGACGTCGTTCACGTGGCGCGAGCACGTCACCGCGCTGCGCGCGAACGGCGACGAACTGGCCACGCTCTCGCCCCACGAGTATCCGGGCGCCCGGGCGCTGATCAACCACATGAGGTTCCCCAAGCTTCCGATGCGGCCCACCGTGCTCGAGGCCAAGAACGACATCCCGGAGTCGACGAAGGACGGCTGCATCAGCGACTTCGACAACATCGACGTCATCAACTGCACCTACGGCGACAAGGCGGCCACCCGTACCATCGCCTTGGCCGGCGGCTCGCACGCCGAGCACTGGATCACCGCCCTGGACCTGCTGGGCCAGCGCCACCACTTCAAGATCGTCACCTACCTGAAGATGGGCTGCCCGCTGACGACCGAGGAAGTGCCGCTGGTGATGGGCGACAACCGCCCGTATCCCAAGTGCCACGAGTGGAATCAGCGGGTGATGTCGAAGATCATCGCCGACCGGCCCGACTACGTGTTCACGACGTCGACCCGCCCGTGGAACATCAAACCCGGCGATGTGATGCCGTCGGGTTATCTCGGTGTCTGGCAGCAGTTCTCCGACAACCACATTCCCGTGCTCGCGATGCGGGACACGCCGTGGATGGTGCGCGACGACGGCGAACCGTTCTTCCCCTCGGACTGTCTCGCCGACGGCGGGGACGCCAAGTCCTGCGGAATCGAGCGATCCAAAGTACTGTCGGATCACAACCCGACACTGGACTACGTCGCCCAGTTCCCGCTGCTGAAGCCGCTCGACATGAGCGATGCGGTGTGTCGTAAGGACTACTGCCGAGCCGCGGAGGGAAACGTGTTGATCTATCACGACGCTCACCACATCTCGGCGACCTACATGCGCTCGATGGCCGGTGAACTCGGCCGCCAGATCCGCGCCGTCACCCGGTGGTGGCCTGCCTGA
- a CDS encoding adenosylmethionine--8-amino-7-oxononanoate transaminase translates to MSVLTPSEISAIDAAHIWHPYSPIGADALPPVVAVGARGAWLTLVHDGRGVEVLDAMASWWTAVHGHGHPVLDAAITRQLATMNHVMFGGLTHEPAARLAQLLVSVTPDGLETVFFSDSGSVSVEVAVKMALQYWRSTGRARKSRLMTWRGGYHGDTFTPMSVCDPQGGMHELWTGEHSLLADQVFAPPVPRDYDPAYSAAFDELLCAHADELAAVIVEPVVQGAGGMRFHDPRYLVDLRRMCDEHGVLLIFDEIATGFGRTGALFAADHAGVGPDIMCVGKALTGGYLTLAATLCTRDVATTISDNEPGALMHGPTFMANALACAVSVASVELLLSGDWQSRVRAIEAGLRDGLAPAAELPNVADVRVLGAIGVLELDKPVDLRIATPAAIEHGVWLRPFRNLIYVMPPYICTPDEVRQITSAMLGVARALT, encoded by the coding sequence GTGTCTGTGTTGACGCCCAGTGAGATCAGCGCCATAGACGCGGCCCACATCTGGCATCCCTACAGTCCGATCGGCGCCGACGCACTGCCGCCGGTGGTCGCCGTGGGGGCGCGGGGCGCGTGGTTGACGCTCGTTCACGACGGGCGGGGCGTCGAGGTGCTCGACGCGATGGCGTCCTGGTGGACGGCCGTGCACGGGCACGGCCATCCGGTGCTCGACGCGGCGATCACCCGCCAGCTCGCGACGATGAACCACGTCATGTTCGGTGGCCTGACCCACGAGCCGGCCGCTCGGCTGGCCCAGCTGCTGGTCAGCGTCACACCCGACGGCCTCGAGACGGTGTTCTTTTCCGACTCGGGGTCGGTGTCGGTCGAGGTCGCGGTCAAGATGGCGTTGCAGTACTGGCGCAGCACCGGTCGTGCGCGCAAGAGCCGGTTGATGACGTGGCGCGGCGGCTACCACGGCGACACGTTCACCCCGATGAGCGTGTGCGATCCGCAGGGCGGCATGCACGAACTGTGGACGGGCGAGCACTCGCTGCTCGCCGACCAGGTGTTCGCGCCGCCGGTACCGCGCGACTACGACCCGGCTTACAGCGCCGCGTTCGACGAACTGCTCTGCGCTCATGCCGACGAACTGGCCGCGGTGATCGTCGAACCGGTGGTGCAGGGGGCCGGCGGTATGCGGTTCCATGATCCGCGGTACCTGGTCGACCTGCGCAGGATGTGCGACGAGCACGGCGTGCTGCTGATCTTCGACGAGATCGCGACCGGGTTCGGCCGGACCGGGGCACTGTTCGCCGCCGACCACGCCGGCGTCGGTCCGGACATCATGTGTGTCGGGAAGGCGCTGACGGGCGGCTACCTGACCCTGGCGGCGACGCTGTGCACGCGGGACGTCGCCACCACGATCAGCGACAACGAGCCCGGCGCACTGATGCACGGCCCGACGTTCATGGCCAACGCGCTGGCCTGCGCCGTGAGTGTGGCATCCGTGGAGCTGCTGCTCTCCGGTGACTGGCAGTCGCGGGTGCGCGCGATTGAGGCGGGTCTGCGCGACGGTCTCGCGCCGGCTGCCGAGCTGCCGAACGTGGCCGACGTCCGTGTCCTGGGGGCGATCGGTGTGCTGGAACTCGACAAACCCGTCGATCTGCGGATCGCGACCCCGGCAGCGATCGAACACGGCGTGTGGCTGCGTCCGTTCCGCAACCTGATCTACGTGATGCCTCCTTATATCTGCACGCCGGACGAGGTGCGCCAGATCACCTCGGCGATGCTCGGGGTCGCACGTGCTCTAACCTGA
- a CDS encoding 8-amino-7-oxononanoate synthase: protein MTRVEVSPLAWLDDVETQRRAAGLRRSLRTRRPVGAELDLASNDYLGLSQHPRVLEGGVAALRTWGAGSSGSRLVTGNTELHEAFEDALAAFVGAQSALVFSSGYTANLGAVVSLSGPGSLVVSDALTHASLVDACRLSRARVAVTPHSDVGAVETALAERSEERAVVVTDSVFSADGDLAPLRALHDVCRRHGALLIVDEAHGLGVRGSGGRGLLHEVGLAGAPDVVMTTTMSKALGSQGGVVLGPTAVRDHLIDAARPFIFDTGLAPAAVGAAHAALGVLIDEPWRAQRVLDHAASLARICDVAETPASAVVSVILGDPEVALAAAAACLERGVRVGCFRPPTVPAGTSRLRLTARASLSDDEMALAREVLTDVLSPA, encoded by the coding sequence GTGACCCGCGTCGAAGTGTCCCCGCTGGCCTGGCTCGACGACGTCGAGACCCAGCGGCGCGCCGCCGGCCTGCGACGCTCCCTGCGCACCCGTCGGCCGGTCGGCGCCGAACTCGACCTGGCCTCCAACGACTACCTGGGGCTCTCGCAGCATCCCCGCGTTCTCGAGGGCGGTGTGGCCGCGCTGCGGACGTGGGGCGCGGGCTCGAGCGGCTCGCGGCTGGTCACCGGCAACACCGAACTCCACGAGGCGTTCGAGGACGCGCTGGCCGCGTTCGTCGGCGCCCAGTCGGCCCTGGTCTTCTCCTCGGGCTACACGGCCAACCTCGGAGCGGTGGTGTCACTCTCGGGTCCGGGTTCCCTCGTGGTGTCCGACGCCCTGACCCACGCCTCGCTGGTCGACGCCTGCCGGCTGTCGCGGGCACGGGTGGCCGTGACACCGCACAGCGACGTCGGCGCCGTGGAGACCGCGCTGGCGGAGCGCTCCGAGGAACGCGCCGTGGTGGTCACCGACTCGGTGTTCTCCGCCGACGGGGATCTGGCGCCGCTGCGCGCTCTGCACGACGTCTGCCGCCGGCACGGCGCGCTGCTGATCGTCGACGAAGCCCACGGACTCGGTGTGCGCGGCAGCGGCGGCAGGGGACTGCTGCACGAGGTCGGTCTGGCCGGAGCGCCCGATGTGGTGATGACCACCACGATGTCGAAGGCACTGGGCAGCCAGGGCGGAGTGGTCCTGGGGCCGACGGCGGTGCGCGACCATCTGATCGATGCGGCCCGGCCGTTCATCTTCGACACCGGTCTGGCGCCGGCCGCCGTCGGCGCCGCCCATGCCGCGCTCGGCGTGCTCATCGACGAGCCGTGGCGCGCGCAACGCGTGCTCGACCACGCCGCGTCGCTCGCGCGGATCTGCGACGTCGCCGAGACGCCGGCCTCGGCGGTGGTGTCGGTGATCCTCGGCGACCCGGAGGTCGCACTCGCTGCCGCCGCTGCGTGTCTCGAGCGCGGCGTCCGGGTCGGGTGCTTCAGGCCGCCGACGGTGCCCGCCGGCACGTCCCGGCTGCGGCTGACGGCGCGGGCATCTCTCAGCGACGACGAGATGGCGCTGGCGCGCGAAGTCCTCACCGACGTGTTGTCGCCCGCATGA
- the bioD gene encoding dethiobiotin synthase, with product MSVLVVTGTDTGVGKTVATAALACHARLAGLDVAVCKPVQTGTADGDDDLREVGRLAGVGALYPGWRYPEPLAPAAAAERAGAALPTRAELIELIRGADAPGRLTLVEGAGGLLVEVGQDDGDGSVTLRDLAAELGAPVLIVVAPGLGTLNHTTLTLEALSAQGISCAGLVIGAWPAQPGPAEIDNRDALGRLAPVRAALPAGVGTLGAADFARVSARAFDPDWLTGLL from the coding sequence ATGAGCGTTCTCGTGGTCACCGGCACCGACACCGGCGTCGGCAAGACCGTCGCGACCGCGGCGCTGGCCTGCCACGCCCGGCTGGCCGGCCTGGACGTCGCGGTGTGCAAACCGGTACAGACGGGAACCGCGGACGGCGACGACGATCTGCGCGAAGTCGGCCGGCTCGCCGGTGTCGGCGCGCTGTATCCGGGCTGGCGCTATCCCGAACCCCTCGCCCCGGCGGCGGCTGCCGAACGCGCGGGCGCGGCCCTGCCGACACGTGCCGAACTGATCGAGCTGATCCGCGGGGCCGACGCACCGGGCCGGCTGACCCTTGTCGAGGGGGCGGGCGGTCTGCTCGTCGAGGTCGGGCAGGACGACGGGGACGGCAGCGTGACGCTGCGTGATCTGGCAGCCGAGCTGGGCGCACCGGTGCTGATCGTGGTCGCACCGGGCTTGGGTACGTTGAACCACACCACGCTCACGCTGGAAGCGCTTAGCGCCCAAGGAATTTCGTGCGCCGGCTTGGTGATCGGCGCGTGGCCCGCCCAGCCTGGACCCGCGGAGATCGACAACCGCGACGCGCTGGGCCGCCTGGCACCGGTGCGCGCGGCGCTGCCCGCGGGGGTGGGCACGCTCGGGGCCGCTGATTTCGCCCGGGTCAGTGCCCGAGCGTTCGACCCGGACTGGCTCACCGGCCTGCTGTAG
- a CDS encoding 2'-5' RNA ligase family protein encodes MVHSVELLFDADTDAAVRQIWADLAAAGIRSLAGHTSPSNRPHVTVSVAEDMDGTVDVSLRPLLGLLPLDCVIGAPMMFGGGRSVTLVRLVVPSPELLSMHAEVHRVCLPHMPKGPLPHADPGRWTPHVTLARRVAPGQLPAAVALPKWGRDIGGRITGLRHWDGHARREYPIT; translated from the coding sequence ATGGTCCACTCCGTCGAGTTGCTGTTCGACGCCGACACAGACGCCGCGGTGCGGCAGATCTGGGCCGACCTCGCCGCCGCCGGCATCCGCAGCCTGGCGGGCCACACCTCACCGAGCAACCGGCCGCACGTGACGGTTTCCGTCGCCGAGGACATGGACGGCACGGTCGACGTGTCGTTGCGCCCGCTGCTCGGTCTCCTGCCGCTGGACTGTGTCATCGGGGCGCCGATGATGTTCGGCGGCGGCCGCTCGGTCACGCTCGTGCGACTCGTGGTGCCGTCACCCGAACTGCTGAGCATGCACGCCGAGGTGCACCGGGTCTGTCTGCCGCACATGCCGAAAGGGCCTCTGCCGCATGCTGATCCGGGACGATGGACGCCGCACGTCACGCTGGCCCGGCGCGTCGCCCCCGGTCAGCTTCCCGCCGCGGTGGCCTTGCCGAAGTGGGGGCGTGACATCGGCGGACGGATCACCGGCCTGCGGCACTGGGACGGTCACGCCCGCCGCGAGTATCCGATCACCTGA
- a CDS encoding TetR family transcriptional regulator, which yields MQLHKRDVVEAATALLDDYGIADLSMRRLARELEVSAGALYWHFANKQQLLGAVADRILQPVCDEDPVPQPWRDRIVGTCSRLRDALLSHTDGAELVSASFAAGQSEAMKAVVSLLGAAAVDAGVAPDNAELAARTVVYYVLGFTADEQSRMQWDAAGADLAVGQSVLTDDPTARFDFGVQLLVDGIRATRAQRV from the coding sequence GTGCAGCTCCACAAACGGGACGTGGTCGAGGCGGCGACGGCGCTGCTGGACGACTACGGGATCGCCGACCTGTCGATGCGGCGACTGGCGCGCGAGCTCGAGGTGTCCGCCGGCGCGCTGTACTGGCACTTCGCCAACAAGCAGCAACTCCTGGGGGCGGTCGCCGACCGGATCCTGCAGCCGGTCTGCGACGAGGACCCGGTTCCCCAACCCTGGCGAGACCGCATAGTCGGCACCTGCAGCCGGCTGCGCGACGCACTGTTGTCGCACACCGACGGAGCGGAGCTGGTGTCGGCGAGCTTCGCCGCCGGCCAGTCGGAAGCGATGAAGGCCGTCGTTTCGTTGCTCGGTGCGGCCGCAGTCGACGCCGGCGTCGCGCCGGACAACGCCGAACTGGCCGCCCGCACCGTCGTCTACTACGTCCTCGGCTTCACCGCCGACGAGCAGTCCCGGATGCAGTGGGATGCCGCGGGCGCCGATCTGGCGGTCGGCCAGTCAGTCCTGACCGACGATCCGACCGCCCGGTTCGATTTCGGCGTGCAGTTGCTCGTCGACGGAATCCGGGCGACGCGAGCGCAGCGGGTCTAG